The Blautia obeum ATCC 29174 region CCAGACATGCATCCATGATCGTCAGGTCCTGATAAGGAAGTGCGATGTTCATTACCAGATCTGGTTTGTAGCTGTTGATCAGTTCGATCAGCTGATCCACATCATCTGCATCCACCTTAGCTGTAGTAAGAACGGTTTTTGTCTTTCCTTTCAGTTTTTCTACAAGTGCATCACATTTTTCCTTTGTACGGCTTGCAATACACATTTCTGTGAATACCTCATCAACCTGGCAGCATTTCTGAATTGCCACACTGGCTACTCCTCCGCAGCCGATCACTAATACTCTACTCATAATTTTTCTCCTTTTTTATGTTGATATATTACTGTTTTCTATTAATATTATTTTGCAATTGCCAGAAGCAGTTCACGAAGAACCTTGCAGGCTGTTGCAGTTGAAACACCACTCACATCCAGCATAGGAGCCAGTTCATTGACATCTGCTCCTACCACGTTCGTCTGAGAAACAATGCGGATTGCTTTAAGAAGCTCTAAAAAGCTCACGCCGCCTGCCTCCGGAGTCCCTGTTCCCGGAAATACTGACGGGTCCATACAATCCAGATCAATCGTAAAATACACCGGAACCTGTTTCTCTTTCAGCTCTCTGACTGTTTCTTCCAGTCCTTCAAAAGTAAACGGATGAAAATCTGTGTGTCTGGAAGCAAACTGAAATTCTTCTCTCTCTCCACTTCGGATACAGAACTGATGGATATGGCCGTCTCCCACAATTTCATGGCATCTTCGAAGAACACAGGCGTGACTTAATTTTGCTCCGAGATAATCATCTCTCAGATCTGCATGAGCATCAAAATGAATAATATGAAGATCCGGATATTTTGCAGCTGCGGCACGCACTGCTCCCAATGTTACCAGATGTTCTCCTCCCAGAAGCAGTGGGAATTTTCCTGCTTTCAAAATTTCTTCTGCTCTCTTTTGAATGTCTGAAAGTGCTATTTCACTGCTTCCAAAGCAAAGCTCCAGATCTCCGCTGTCAAATACGCTGATGTCTATAAGGTCTTTATCCTGATACGGACTGTAGGTCTCCAGGCCAAAACTCTCATGGCGCATGGCTGATGGACCAAAGCGGGCACCCGGACGAAAACTTGTTGTAGAATCAAACGGCGCACCATAAAGAACAATGGATGCTTCCTCAAAACTGCTTTCGCAGCCGATAAAAGTTTCTATATTAGGTAAGATCATAAATTAATCCTCCACTTCTTTCAGCATGTCTTCCAGAAAAGCCGGAAGATAAAATGCCCCTTTATGGAGTCTGGTCGTATAGTAACGTGTACGGAGATTTAATGCATTCCATGCCTCTGCATCCAGGTCATCCACCGGATGATATTTTTTACTTGCAAATCCGAACAGCCAGTAACCTGCAGCAAAGGTTGGGATATGTGCCTGGTAAACACGGCTGATCTGGAAGGTGCTGGCAATCCTTTTATGACTGCGCTGCATGGCATGTGCATCTTCTGCGTAGAACGGGCTTCCCTGCTGGTTTACCATAATCCCGTCATCCTTCAGTGCATTGTAACAGTTTCCATAAAATTCACGGGTAAACAATCCTTCAGACGGACCAAACGGGTCAGAAGAATCCACGATGATCAGATCATATTTTGCTTCGCACCTTCGGATAAATCTCAGCGCATTTTCATAATGAAGATGTACTCTTCGGTCATCCAGTCTGCAGGCATTTCCCGGAAGATAGGCACGACAGGCCTCAACAACCATCGGGTCCATTTCTACCAGATCAATGTGACGTACTCTGTCATATCTGGTCAGTTCACGGACAACGCCGCCATCTCCGGCACCGATCACCAGAATATCTTTTGCTTCTTTATGGACCGACATCGGCACATGCGTGATCATCTCATCATAAATAAATTCGTCACGCTCTGTCAGCATTACATTTCCATCCAGAGTCAGAACACGACCAAATTCCGGTGTCTCAAAAATATCAATTCTCTGATACTCACTCTGTCTGGAATAAAGCTGGCGGTTTACCCGGATACTGTGTTTCACATCCGGTGTATGAAATTCTGAAAACCACATTTCCATTGTCATTCCCTCCCTGTCAGAACATTCAGTCTCAAAATATCTGGATCTTCCGGTCCTGTCATATTACAGCCCTTTGCTTTGGCATACTCAATATAATCCAGGATCTCTGCTGTGATACGTTCTCCCGGTGCTAGAATCGGAATTCCAGGCGGGTAGCACATTACAAATTCACTGCAGACCTTACCCTCGGTTTCACGAAGCGGCAGGCTGCATTTGTCCGCATAAAAAGCATCCTGCGGGCTGGTCACTACCTGTGGATCAATATATTCCTGGCTCAGAAGTCCTGAACCATCTGTCTGAAAACGTCTGCGTATCTCTGCGAGCGCGCTCACAAGCCGCTCTACTTCCTGCGCACGGTCTCCAATGGAAAGATACGCAAGAATATTACCGATATCTCCAAACTCTATCTGAATATCATATTCGTCACGCAGAATATCGTACACTTCGATTCCAGCAAGTCCGATATCCAGCGTATGTACACTCAGTTTCGTTATATCAAAATCAAAAACGGAATCTCCGTTTACCAGTTCTTTGCCAAACGCATAATAACCGCCGATCGCATTGATTTCCTCTCTGGCGTA contains the following coding sequences:
- the speE gene encoding polyamine aminopropyltransferase, whose product is MEMWFSEFHTPDVKHSIRVNRQLYSRQSEYQRIDIFETPEFGRVLTLDGNVMLTERDEFIYDEMITHVPMSVHKEAKDILVIGAGDGGVVRELTRYDRVRHIDLVEMDPMVVEACRAYLPGNACRLDDRRVHLHYENALRFIRRCEAKYDLIIVDSSDPFGPSEGLFTREFYGNCYNALKDDGIMVNQQGSPFYAEDAHAMQRSHKRIASTFQISRVYQAHIPTFAAGYWLFGFASKKYHPVDDLDAEAWNALNLRTRYYTTRLHKGAFYLPAFLEDMLKEVED
- the speB gene encoding agmatinase yields the protein MILPNIETFIGCESSFEEASIVLYGAPFDSTTSFRPGARFGPSAMRHESFGLETYSPYQDKDLIDISVFDSGDLELCFGSSEIALSDIQKRAEEILKAGKFPLLLGGEHLVTLGAVRAAAAKYPDLHIIHFDAHADLRDDYLGAKLSHACVLRRCHEIVGDGHIHQFCIRSGEREEFQFASRHTDFHPFTFEGLEETVRELKEKQVPVYFTIDLDCMDPSVFPGTGTPEAGGVSFLELLKAIRIVSQTNVVGADVNELAPMLDVSGVSTATACKVLRELLLAIAK